A stretch of DNA from Natronoarchaeum philippinense:
GCGAGCACGTCTATCTGCGCGTCGAGAACGCCGACACGCCGTGGACGGCCGCCTACGAGGAGGGCGAGGTAATCGAGATCCCGATCGCCCACGGCGAAGGGCGATTCGAGATCACCGACGACCGTCTCGAAACGCTCCGCGAGGAAGACAGGGTTCTGTTTCGGTACTGCGACGCCGACGGCGAAGTCACCGAGGCAGCAAACCCCAACGGCTCGAAGGACAACGTGGCCGGTATCCTCGGCGAGGACGAACACGTCGCTGTGCTGATGCCCCATCCCGAGCGCGCGACGCTTTCGGACGTGGGTGGCACGGACGGACGCGGCGTCCTCCGTGGGTTTTCGTCGAACTAGCTCGTCGCCGCGTTCGATTTTCCTGTTGCAAGAGCAACATCTGCCGGAAACATTAAAGACAGTTGGGGGCGTCGGTCCGTCCGAACGAGTTAGTTGGTGACATGTCAGGGGCCACCACAATACTCTGTGTGGATGACGATGAGACCGCCCGGTCGCAGTTGTCCGCCCTCTTAACCGAGGCGGGCTACGCGGTAGCGACGGCGTCGGACGCGGCTGCCGCCGTCGAAGCGGTCGCGGAGCGTACGATCGACGCCGTCGTCGCGGCGCACGCGCTCCCCGACGCGGACGGGTTGGACCTGCTCGAACGGCTCGACGCGACCGGCGTTCCGGTCGTGTTGTGTCCGCGCTCGGGCGACGAACGCCTCGCCGGACGGGCGATGGCAGCTGGCGCAGCCGGCTACGTCCCCCGTTCGGACGCCGACGCGGTGCTGATCGACCGCCTCAGGGACGTTCTCTGTGACGATCGGACCGCACGGAGCCAGCGCGCTATCGGCGGGGAGCAGAATCGGCTCTCCCTGCTGATCGACCAGTCGCCGTTGGCGATCATCGAGTGGACGCCCGAGTTCACCGTCGCGGGATGGAACCCCGCCGCCGAGGAACTGTTTGGCTACACGGAATCGGCGGCGATGGGCCAGCCCGGTCACGACCTGCTCGTCCCCGAGAGCGAGCGCGAAACTGTCGAGGCCGTCCGTCAGGAACTGCTCGACGGCGACGGGGAAGTGACACACGTCGTCAACGAGAACGAGACCCGCGACGGCGACCGGATCACCTGCGAGTGGCACAACACGCCACTGGTCGACGACGGCGAGGTCGTCGGCGCGCTGTCGTTCGTCCGCGACGTGACCGACCGAACCCAGCGCGCTGCCGC
This window harbors:
- the purQ gene encoding phosphoribosylformylglycinamidine synthase I, with the translated sequence MTVSIIRFGGSNCDRDAERALADLGVDAEIVWHEDGLPEDTTGVMLPGGFSYGDYLRAGAMAARSPIMQEVRAAAEDGVPVLGVCNGAQVGSESTLTEGAFTTNRSARFQCEHVYLRVENADTPWTAAYEEGEVIEIPIAHGEGRFEITDDRLETLREEDRVLFRYCDADGEVTEAANPNGSKDNVAGILGEDEHVAVLMPHPERATLSDVGGTDGRGVLRGFSSN